From Triticum aestivum cultivar Chinese Spring chromosome 4A, IWGSC CS RefSeq v2.1, whole genome shotgun sequence, a single genomic window includes:
- the LOC123084394 gene encoding uncharacterized protein: MQDERGIIGGEISYGREDQRLWKGVPEKSVVAVEIALDLCSAHVASRSLPPLSYDPLTPQFSFPRLGFLPLACSSRRHPAPPLPSAPHAGVSRRRPKQHHHGSRCGAPLRPDLTWERPDPSVFASLCAPPWSAVFPSAGPRSAAVVPCHGRLPLERCAMAASLALSDSSVGEAPRSKLQVFVDTGNSYGTNRLDCTDNFQLAHGSLIVCNQA; the protein is encoded by the exons ATGCAGGATGAGAGAGGAATAATAGGAGGAGAGATTTCTTACGGGCGGGAGGACCAACGATTGTGGAAAGGGGTGCCGGAGAAGTCTGTTGTGGCCGTCGAGATTGCACTGGACCTTTGCAGCGCCCATGTCGCCTCCAGATCGCTGCCGC CCCTCTCGTACGACCCCCTCACCCCCCAATTTTCTTTCCCCCGTCTCGGTTTTCTCCCCCTGGCCTGCTCCTCACGCCGgcatcccgcgccgccgctgccgagtGCTCCTCACGCCGGCGTCTCGCGCCGTCGTCCA AAACAACACCACCATGGATCCCGATGTGGAGCTCCACTGCGGCCCGATCTGACCTGGGAGCGACCAGATCCGTCCGTCTTCGCCTCGCTCTGCGCGCCTCCATGGTCCGCCGTCTTCCCGAGCGCCGGCCCGCGCTCAGCCGCCGTCGTCCCATGCCATGGTCGCCTCCCTCTAGAACGATGTGCCATGGCCGCCTCCCTGGCTCTATCCGACAGCTCCGTTGGGGAAGCACCAAg ATCCAAACTCCAAGTATTCGTGGATACAGGGAACAGTTATGGTACAAATAGACTTGATTGTACTGATAATTTTCAGCTTGCACATGGATCCCTTATAGTATGCAATCAAGCTTGA